From a region of the Porphyromonadaceae bacterium W3.11 genome:
- a CDS encoding ParA family protein has product MEKENKYYKPIYLGFASQKGGVGKSTLAEVLAAILYYEKGIDLIVVDCDGTQTSFKKLRDRDRALIEEDPQIAESIHAHFERFQRPSYRIIAAEPKDALRLVNSTLNGMGSSLPDMVIFDFPGHSSTKELLELSIQMDFIICPIEADVQSLTSSLAYAKTIRDIGVSTSSVRIQDIILVWNKVDRRARSLIIDEYTKYVKEIGLSLFDAQLYSSVKFSRELGQAGVKEVFRCSYLPPQPKLRIGTGLDEWVPELLQRIGLVTKSAE; this is encoded by the coding sequence ATGGAGAAAGAGAACAAGTACTACAAACCAATTTATCTTGGTTTTGCCTCTCAAAAAGGAGGGGTAGGCAAGAGTACATTAGCAGAAGTACTCGCCGCAATACTTTACTACGAAAAGGGTATTGACCTTATTGTGGTTGATTGTGATGGCACTCAGACATCGTTTAAGAAATTGAGAGATAGAGACCGTGCCCTCATTGAAGAAGACCCCCAGATCGCCGAAAGCATTCATGCACACTTTGAAAGATTTCAGAGACCATCGTATCGAATTATCGCAGCAGAACCCAAGGATGCTTTGAGGTTAGTGAATAGCACCCTTAACGGAATGGGCTCATCACTTCCTGACATGGTCATCTTTGACTTCCCTGGGCATTCCAGCACCAAAGAGCTATTAGAACTCTCCATTCAGATGGATTTTATCATCTGTCCCATCGAAGCAGATGTTCAATCATTGACTTCTTCCCTCGCTTATGCCAAGACGATTAGAGACATTGGCGTGTCTACTTCGAGTGTACGCATTCAAGATATCATTCTCGTCTGGAATAAGGTGGATCGTAGAGCTAGGAGCTTAATCATAGATGAATATACAAAGTACGTCAAAGAAATAGGATTGTCTCTCTTTGATGCTCAGCTATATAGTTCAGTAAAATTCAGTCGAGAGCTTGGTCAGGCAGGTGTCAAAGAGGTTTTTCGATGCTCTTACCTTCCCCCTCAACCCAAGCTGCGTATTGGTACAGGTCTCGATGAGTGGGTGCCTGAATTATTACAACGAATAGGATTAGTCACCAAGAGTGCAGAATAG